In the genome of Mycteria americana isolate JAX WOST 10 ecotype Jacksonville Zoo and Gardens chromosome 7, USCA_MyAme_1.0, whole genome shotgun sequence, one region contains:
- the ZBTB38 gene encoding zinc finger and BTB domain-containing protein 38 isoform X1, whose product MKNNVAVSKARREARALEPARVSQATGKSHYQGLSEQNGCCAVLPPPAGPALRRGGRAPRAARRQEDGTCHVSPRPGTQRTVPLSCCFRLPPRQRKPQRHGFKRQMTVMSHSKDLKDDFHSDTVLSILNEQRIRGILCDVTIIVEDTKFKAHSNVLAASSLYFKNIFWSRTICISGHVLELDDLKAEVFTEILNYIYSSTVVVKRQETVTDLAAAGKKLGISFLEDLTDVNFSSSPCPYAYCINEKGTVKEEKHEKRHEDSAVTNGPRITNAFSIFETENTLFSPLDLRASFKKVSETIQAPISLDRSDTCKDAEPASTLAEHSYAVSSGGDTFQGTPFLEQDSSPSYKIGEDHYENLQATPLVQPGKQACSTPKTAFKPQGTGLPTAKVPASTVTTTEGQHEAVTDQTIISFPKPQNKAGDFNLSREEENNSANVSGSVATVVPPVYNCNCCAKSFNDRVLLSSHLQLHSEHQETFTCKYCSKQFANLNILESHEQVCMRSSSLSVHNGSEQNFADNYTATDGRNGSSYANTEPLLSENSITDYSNANCTLPETDHLVKVVDGQILYTCIVCKRSYVTLSSLRRHANVHSWRRTYPCHYCNKVFALAEYRTRHEIWHTGERRYQCIFCLETFMTYYILKNHQKSFHAIDHRLSVNKKTANGGLKPSMYPYKLYRLLPMKCRRLPYKSYRNSSYENVQTSSQVNETASTNCFIPSSLSSELPPLNFQSNIIASNRTLALDTSSCNDAASSTNTQNSSSWGVGILNSDLQRDFFTAEKRVSTAANDSGSQECDSSVVSLTNVNENSTSVISYSSSAPSVIMHSSRVSSVIMHSKTVTSVENSKTESSNNLPSQSVSDDCKYGSDNYGKCITKPKTIKEKKKTQLYNRAEATEDTQHVTGSGGSSSKTTNTVQESSKTETYIAKPALPGTSADSNVAPLCQITVKIGNEAIVKRHILGSKLFCKRGRKSKHESKQDNLIEESEMEIKERSPSRLYSSECLELTEMCDDVSDQDSSDKPWRPYYNYKPKKKSKQLRKMKKTKWRKKHGSKNTIMESHNTCSREYALRNAPEEKAISQEENVEMPNLHCELCERDQSSTAEIQEHVHWHVATSKPYICELCQKQFQSPSTLKMHMRCHTGEKPYTCKTCGKCFSIPGNLQKHERIHLGVKDFVCQYCNKAFTLNETLKIHERIHTGEKRYHCQFCFQSFLYLSTKRNHEQRHVRQHNGKGYACFQCPKICKTAAALGMHQKKHLFKNPGPQDRKEQFCNESAKLLENPHFLGSEGSEVKNTQNVTPEVIL is encoded by the coding sequence atgACAGTCATGTCCCATTCAAAGGATCTCAAGGACGACTTCCACAGTGACACTgtactttctattttaaatgaacaGCGCATTCGGGGTATTTTATGTGATGTCACCATAATTGTGGAAGATACCAAATTTAAAGCCCACAGTAATGTGCTGGCAGCTTCAAGcctttactttaaaaacattttttggagTCGTACTATCTGTATTTCAGGTCATGTACTGGAGTTAGATGATCTCAAAGCTGAAGTgtttacagaaatactgaattaCATCTACAGTTCCACAGTAGTTGTTAAGAGGCAGGAGACTGTAACAGACCttgcagctgcaggaaaaaaactggGAATATCATTTCTAGAAGATCTTACAGATGTTAATTTTTCAAGTTCCCCCTGCCCCTATGCATACTGTATTAATGAAAAAGGGActgtcaaagaggaaaaacatgaaaagagacATGAAGACTCCGCTGTGACAAATGGACCACGAATTACAAATGCATTCTcaatttttgaaactgaaaacactttgttttctccACTTGATTTGAGGGCAAGCTTTAAAAAGGTATCTGAAACAATACAAGCACCCATCAGCCTCGATAGAAGCGACACCTGCAAAGATGCTGAGCCGGCCAGTACACTGGCCGAACATTCCTATGCGGTTTCTTCTGGGGGAGATACTTTTCAAGGAACACCTTTTCTTGAACAGGACAGCAGCCCTTCATACAAGATCGGTGAAGACCACTATGAAAATCTCCAAGCCACACCACTCGTTCAGCCGGGAAAACAAGCGTGTAGTACTCCTAAGACAGCCTTTAAGCCCCAGGGTACTGGTTTGCCTACAGCAAAAGTACCGGCCTCTACGGTAACCACTACAGAAGGCCAACATGAAGCAGTTACTGATCAGACaattatttcctttccaaaacCTCAAAATAAAGCAGGAGACTTCAATTTAtccagagaagaggaaaacaattcTGCTAATGTCTCTGGTTCTGTGGCAACTGTTGTTCCACCTGTTTACAACTGTAACTGTTGTGCAAAATCATTCAATGACAGGGTGTTACTCAGTTCTCATCTTCAGCTCCATTCAGAGCATCAGGAAACTTTCACATGCAAATACTGCAGCAAACAATTTGCAAATCTAAATATACTGGAAAGTCATGAACAAGTCTGCATGAGATCAAGTAGCTTATCAGTTCACAATGGAAGCGAACAAAATTTTGCAGATAACTATACTGCTACAGACGGAAGGAATGGAAGTTCATATGCAAATACAGAGCCTCTATTGTCTGAAAACAGCATCACTGATTATTCTAATGCAAACTGCACTTTACCAGAAACAGATCATTTGGTTAAAGTCGTTGATGGGCAGATATTATATACGTGCATTGTTTGCAAGCGTAGTTATGTAACATTGTCTAGCCTTCGAAGACATGCAAATGTGCATTCATGGAGAAGAACATATCCTTGTCACTACTGCAATAAAGTATTCGCGTTAGCTGAGTATCGCACCAGACATGAGATCTGGCACACTGGAGAAAGACGGTATCAGTGCATTTTCTGTCTGGAGACTTTTATGACTTATTATATACtaaaaaatcatcagaaatcTTTCCATGCAATTGACCATCGTCTCTCAGTAAATAAAAAGACAGCCAACGGAGGCTTAAAACCAAGTATGTATCCATACAAACTTTATCGACTTTTACCTATGAAATGCAGGCGACTACCTTATAAGTCCTACCGAAATTCTTCATATGAAAATGTTCAAACAAGTAGCCAGGTTAACGAAACTGCTTCTACTAACTGTTTCATTCCGAGTTCTCTTAGCTCTGAGCTACCACCACTGAATTTTCAAAGTAATATAATAGCAAGCAACAGAACTCTTGCCTTGGATACATCTTCATGTAATGACGCAGCATCTTCCACGAATACTCAGAATTCTTCCTCTTGGGGAGTAGGTATCTTAAATTCTGACCTGCAAAGGGACTTTTTCACAGCTGAGAAGAGAGTTTCCACTGCTGCAAATGACTCTGGTTCTCAGGAATGTGACTCCTCAGTTGTGTCTTTAACTAATGTGAATGAAAATTCAACCTCTGTCATCAGTTATAGCAGTTCTGCACCCTCTGTCATAATGCACAGTAGCAGAGTTTCATCAGTAATAATGCACAGTAAAACAGTCACTTCTGTAGAAAACAGTAAGACAGAATCTTCAAATAATCTACCTAGTCAGTCTGTAAGTGATGATTGTAAATATGGGTCAGATAATTATGGGAAGTGcattacaaaaccaaaaactattaaggaaaaaaagaaaacacagctgtaCAACAGAGCAGAAGCAACTGAGGATACACAGCACGTCACAGGATCTGGAGGTTCATCTAGCAAAACAACAAATACTGTCCAAGAATCGAGTAAAACTGAAACGTACATTGCAAAGCCTGCCTTACCTGGAACATCTGCTGACAGCAATGTTGCGCCTCTTTGTCAAATAACAGTAAAAATTGGTAATGAGGCTATTGTAAAAAGACATATATTAGGATCTAAGCTGTTTTGTAAAAGGGGCCGAAAATCTAAACACGAGTCCAAACAGGACAATCTAATTGAGGAATCCGAAATGGAGATAAAAGAAAGAAGCCCATCTAGGCTCTATAGCTCAGAATGCCTGGAGCTGACAGAAATGTGTGATGACGTAAGTGACCAGGACTCCAGTGATAAACCCTGGAGACCCTATTATAattacaaaccaaaaaagaaatccaaacagctaagaaaaatgaaaaagaccaAATGGAGGAAAAAGCACGGAAGCAAGAACACCATTATGGAAAGCCACAACACATGCAGTCGAGAGTATGCACTCAGGAATGCTCCTGAGGAAAAGGCGATCAGTCAAGAAGAGAACGTAGAAATGCCTAATCTTCATTGTGAGCTCTGTGAAAGAGATCAGTCTTCCACTGCAGAAATTCAAGAACACGTACACTGGCATGTAGCTACTTCAAAGCCTTACATTTGTGAATTATGCCAAAAACAATTTCAAAGTCCATccactttaaaaatgcatatgagGTGTCACACTGGGGAAAAGCCCTACACTTGCAAAACCTGTGGTAAATGTTTCTCAATTCCTGGAAATCTACAGAAACACGAACGTATTCACCTGGGTGTCAAAGACTTTGTCTGCCAATACTGTAATAAGGCATTCACTTTAAATGAAACACTCAAAATACATGAAAGAATTCATACTGGAGAAAAACGCTACCACTGTCAGTTCTGCTTTCAGAGCTTCTTGTATCTTTCTACCAAAAGAAACCATGAGCAAAGACATGTACGTCAGCATAATGGAAAAGGATACGCTTGCTTTCAGTGCCCCAAAATTTGCAAgacagcagctgctctgggaaTGCACCAGAAAAAACATCTATTCAAAAATCCAGGTCCACAAGATAGGAAAGAACAGTTTTGCAATGAAAGCGCTAAACTTTTGGAAAATCCACATTTCCTTGGCTCAGAAGGAAGTGaagtaaaaaatacacaaaatgtaaCTCCAGAAGTTATACTCTGA
- the ZBTB38 gene encoding zinc finger and BTB domain-containing protein 38 isoform X2 encodes MTVMSHSKDLKDDFHSDTVLSILNEQRIRGILCDVTIIVEDTKFKAHSNVLAASSLYFKNIFWSRTICISGHVLELDDLKAEVFTEILNYIYSSTVVVKRQETVTDLAAAGKKLGISFLEDLTDVNFSSSPCPYAYCINEKGTVKEEKHEKRHEDSAVTNGPRITNAFSIFETENTLFSPLDLRASFKKVSETIQAPISLDRSDTCKDAEPASTLAEHSYAVSSGGDTFQGTPFLEQDSSPSYKIGEDHYENLQATPLVQPGKQACSTPKTAFKPQGTGLPTAKVPASTVTTTEGQHEAVTDQTIISFPKPQNKAGDFNLSREEENNSANVSGSVATVVPPVYNCNCCAKSFNDRVLLSSHLQLHSEHQETFTCKYCSKQFANLNILESHEQVCMRSSSLSVHNGSEQNFADNYTATDGRNGSSYANTEPLLSENSITDYSNANCTLPETDHLVKVVDGQILYTCIVCKRSYVTLSSLRRHANVHSWRRTYPCHYCNKVFALAEYRTRHEIWHTGERRYQCIFCLETFMTYYILKNHQKSFHAIDHRLSVNKKTANGGLKPSMYPYKLYRLLPMKCRRLPYKSYRNSSYENVQTSSQVNETASTNCFIPSSLSSELPPLNFQSNIIASNRTLALDTSSCNDAASSTNTQNSSSWGVGILNSDLQRDFFTAEKRVSTAANDSGSQECDSSVVSLTNVNENSTSVISYSSSAPSVIMHSSRVSSVIMHSKTVTSVENSKTESSNNLPSQSVSDDCKYGSDNYGKCITKPKTIKEKKKTQLYNRAEATEDTQHVTGSGGSSSKTTNTVQESSKTETYIAKPALPGTSADSNVAPLCQITVKIGNEAIVKRHILGSKLFCKRGRKSKHESKQDNLIEESEMEIKERSPSRLYSSECLELTEMCDDVSDQDSSDKPWRPYYNYKPKKKSKQLRKMKKTKWRKKHGSKNTIMESHNTCSREYALRNAPEEKAISQEENVEMPNLHCELCERDQSSTAEIQEHVHWHVATSKPYICELCQKQFQSPSTLKMHMRCHTGEKPYTCKTCGKCFSIPGNLQKHERIHLGVKDFVCQYCNKAFTLNETLKIHERIHTGEKRYHCQFCFQSFLYLSTKRNHEQRHVRQHNGKGYACFQCPKICKTAAALGMHQKKHLFKNPGPQDRKEQFCNESAKLLENPHFLGSEGSEVKNTQNVTPEVIL; translated from the coding sequence atgACAGTCATGTCCCATTCAAAGGATCTCAAGGACGACTTCCACAGTGACACTgtactttctattttaaatgaacaGCGCATTCGGGGTATTTTATGTGATGTCACCATAATTGTGGAAGATACCAAATTTAAAGCCCACAGTAATGTGCTGGCAGCTTCAAGcctttactttaaaaacattttttggagTCGTACTATCTGTATTTCAGGTCATGTACTGGAGTTAGATGATCTCAAAGCTGAAGTgtttacagaaatactgaattaCATCTACAGTTCCACAGTAGTTGTTAAGAGGCAGGAGACTGTAACAGACCttgcagctgcaggaaaaaaactggGAATATCATTTCTAGAAGATCTTACAGATGTTAATTTTTCAAGTTCCCCCTGCCCCTATGCATACTGTATTAATGAAAAAGGGActgtcaaagaggaaaaacatgaaaagagacATGAAGACTCCGCTGTGACAAATGGACCACGAATTACAAATGCATTCTcaatttttgaaactgaaaacactttgttttctccACTTGATTTGAGGGCAAGCTTTAAAAAGGTATCTGAAACAATACAAGCACCCATCAGCCTCGATAGAAGCGACACCTGCAAAGATGCTGAGCCGGCCAGTACACTGGCCGAACATTCCTATGCGGTTTCTTCTGGGGGAGATACTTTTCAAGGAACACCTTTTCTTGAACAGGACAGCAGCCCTTCATACAAGATCGGTGAAGACCACTATGAAAATCTCCAAGCCACACCACTCGTTCAGCCGGGAAAACAAGCGTGTAGTACTCCTAAGACAGCCTTTAAGCCCCAGGGTACTGGTTTGCCTACAGCAAAAGTACCGGCCTCTACGGTAACCACTACAGAAGGCCAACATGAAGCAGTTACTGATCAGACaattatttcctttccaaaacCTCAAAATAAAGCAGGAGACTTCAATTTAtccagagaagaggaaaacaattcTGCTAATGTCTCTGGTTCTGTGGCAACTGTTGTTCCACCTGTTTACAACTGTAACTGTTGTGCAAAATCATTCAATGACAGGGTGTTACTCAGTTCTCATCTTCAGCTCCATTCAGAGCATCAGGAAACTTTCACATGCAAATACTGCAGCAAACAATTTGCAAATCTAAATATACTGGAAAGTCATGAACAAGTCTGCATGAGATCAAGTAGCTTATCAGTTCACAATGGAAGCGAACAAAATTTTGCAGATAACTATACTGCTACAGACGGAAGGAATGGAAGTTCATATGCAAATACAGAGCCTCTATTGTCTGAAAACAGCATCACTGATTATTCTAATGCAAACTGCACTTTACCAGAAACAGATCATTTGGTTAAAGTCGTTGATGGGCAGATATTATATACGTGCATTGTTTGCAAGCGTAGTTATGTAACATTGTCTAGCCTTCGAAGACATGCAAATGTGCATTCATGGAGAAGAACATATCCTTGTCACTACTGCAATAAAGTATTCGCGTTAGCTGAGTATCGCACCAGACATGAGATCTGGCACACTGGAGAAAGACGGTATCAGTGCATTTTCTGTCTGGAGACTTTTATGACTTATTATATACtaaaaaatcatcagaaatcTTTCCATGCAATTGACCATCGTCTCTCAGTAAATAAAAAGACAGCCAACGGAGGCTTAAAACCAAGTATGTATCCATACAAACTTTATCGACTTTTACCTATGAAATGCAGGCGACTACCTTATAAGTCCTACCGAAATTCTTCATATGAAAATGTTCAAACAAGTAGCCAGGTTAACGAAACTGCTTCTACTAACTGTTTCATTCCGAGTTCTCTTAGCTCTGAGCTACCACCACTGAATTTTCAAAGTAATATAATAGCAAGCAACAGAACTCTTGCCTTGGATACATCTTCATGTAATGACGCAGCATCTTCCACGAATACTCAGAATTCTTCCTCTTGGGGAGTAGGTATCTTAAATTCTGACCTGCAAAGGGACTTTTTCACAGCTGAGAAGAGAGTTTCCACTGCTGCAAATGACTCTGGTTCTCAGGAATGTGACTCCTCAGTTGTGTCTTTAACTAATGTGAATGAAAATTCAACCTCTGTCATCAGTTATAGCAGTTCTGCACCCTCTGTCATAATGCACAGTAGCAGAGTTTCATCAGTAATAATGCACAGTAAAACAGTCACTTCTGTAGAAAACAGTAAGACAGAATCTTCAAATAATCTACCTAGTCAGTCTGTAAGTGATGATTGTAAATATGGGTCAGATAATTATGGGAAGTGcattacaaaaccaaaaactattaaggaaaaaaagaaaacacagctgtaCAACAGAGCAGAAGCAACTGAGGATACACAGCACGTCACAGGATCTGGAGGTTCATCTAGCAAAACAACAAATACTGTCCAAGAATCGAGTAAAACTGAAACGTACATTGCAAAGCCTGCCTTACCTGGAACATCTGCTGACAGCAATGTTGCGCCTCTTTGTCAAATAACAGTAAAAATTGGTAATGAGGCTATTGTAAAAAGACATATATTAGGATCTAAGCTGTTTTGTAAAAGGGGCCGAAAATCTAAACACGAGTCCAAACAGGACAATCTAATTGAGGAATCCGAAATGGAGATAAAAGAAAGAAGCCCATCTAGGCTCTATAGCTCAGAATGCCTGGAGCTGACAGAAATGTGTGATGACGTAAGTGACCAGGACTCCAGTGATAAACCCTGGAGACCCTATTATAattacaaaccaaaaaagaaatccaaacagctaagaaaaatgaaaaagaccaAATGGAGGAAAAAGCACGGAAGCAAGAACACCATTATGGAAAGCCACAACACATGCAGTCGAGAGTATGCACTCAGGAATGCTCCTGAGGAAAAGGCGATCAGTCAAGAAGAGAACGTAGAAATGCCTAATCTTCATTGTGAGCTCTGTGAAAGAGATCAGTCTTCCACTGCAGAAATTCAAGAACACGTACACTGGCATGTAGCTACTTCAAAGCCTTACATTTGTGAATTATGCCAAAAACAATTTCAAAGTCCATccactttaaaaatgcatatgagGTGTCACACTGGGGAAAAGCCCTACACTTGCAAAACCTGTGGTAAATGTTTCTCAATTCCTGGAAATCTACAGAAACACGAACGTATTCACCTGGGTGTCAAAGACTTTGTCTGCCAATACTGTAATAAGGCATTCACTTTAAATGAAACACTCAAAATACATGAAAGAATTCATACTGGAGAAAAACGCTACCACTGTCAGTTCTGCTTTCAGAGCTTCTTGTATCTTTCTACCAAAAGAAACCATGAGCAAAGACATGTACGTCAGCATAATGGAAAAGGATACGCTTGCTTTCAGTGCCCCAAAATTTGCAAgacagcagctgctctgggaaTGCACCAGAAAAAACATCTATTCAAAAATCCAGGTCCACAAGATAGGAAAGAACAGTTTTGCAATGAAAGCGCTAAACTTTTGGAAAATCCACATTTCCTTGGCTCAGAAGGAAGTGaagtaaaaaatacacaaaatgtaaCTCCAGAAGTTATACTCTGA